The proteins below come from a single Paracoccus sp. SCSIO 75233 genomic window:
- a CDS encoding glutamine synthetase family protein, which translates to MKREEITTIITSDLGGQTRGKGYPTRDRESRMKRGIGWTPTNSMITPLGPIAPSPWGPCGDLALRPDPDTETRVDFNDDSAVESFVIGDILHLDGTPWDVCPRGFLKRVLNGLEERHGLSVKAAFEHEFAYLGVDERANSPYALDSVRRQGRFGETYLGALEQAGITLDTFMAEYGPRQYEVTVGPANGVTAADQAVIIRELARATAWRQDQQRVSFTPLLRPDAVGNGVHVHFSLSETASGRPVNHDPDHKDGLSETAGALLSGMLAKMPAYLAMTASSPVSYYRLKPNRWSAAYNNLGYRDREAGLRICPVFDESKITDQYHFEYRAADATASPYLLLGAILAAGLWGLDQGLERAKVFEGAPQDFDEAHNQALGVTRLPTSLEEALDLFEADTDLEPIITPTLKSAFLASKRFELSLMKDLDAEARCARYAEIY; encoded by the coding sequence ATGAAACGGGAAGAAATTACAACGATCATCACCAGCGACCTTGGCGGTCAGACCCGGGGCAAGGGGTATCCGACGCGGGATCGTGAAAGCCGGATGAAGCGCGGCATCGGCTGGACGCCGACCAATTCCATGATTACGCCGCTCGGTCCGATTGCGCCTTCGCCCTGGGGACCATGCGGCGATCTGGCGCTGCGGCCTGACCCCGACACCGAAACCCGTGTCGATTTCAATGACGACAGCGCCGTCGAGAGCTTTGTTATCGGGGATATCCTTCATCTTGACGGGACGCCCTGGGATGTGTGCCCGCGCGGCTTTCTGAAACGCGTGCTTAATGGGTTGGAGGAACGGCACGGCCTGTCCGTGAAAGCGGCGTTTGAACATGAATTCGCGTATCTCGGCGTCGATGAGCGGGCCAATTCGCCCTATGCGCTGGACTCGGTGCGGCGGCAGGGGCGCTTTGGGGAGACCTATCTGGGCGCGCTTGAACAGGCTGGGATCACGCTCGATACCTTCATGGCCGAATACGGGCCGCGGCAATATGAGGTGACGGTCGGGCCCGCCAACGGCGTGACGGCTGCGGACCAGGCGGTCATCATCCGTGAACTGGCGCGGGCGACCGCGTGGCGGCAGGACCAGCAGCGCGTCAGTTTCACCCCTCTGCTGCGGCCCGATGCGGTCGGCAATGGCGTGCATGTGCATTTCTCGCTGTCCGAAACGGCCAGCGGGCGTCCGGTGAATCACGATCCCGATCACAAGGACGGCCTGTCCGAAACCGCCGGGGCGCTTCTGTCCGGCATGCTGGCGAAAATGCCGGCCTATCTCGCCATGACCGCGTCATCACCGGTCAGCTATTACCGGCTGAAACCGAACCGGTGGAGTGCTGCCTATAACAATCTCGGTTATCGTGACCGCGAGGCGGGGCTGAGGATCTGCCCGGTTTTCGACGAAAGCAAGATTACGGATCAGTATCATTTCGAGTACCGGGCGGCGGATGCCACGGCCAGCCCGTATCTGCTGCTGGGCGCGATACTGGCGGCAGGGCTGTGGGGGCTGGATCAGGGGCTGGAGCGCGCGAAAGTATTCGAGGGCGCGCCGCAGGATTTCGACGAGGCGCATAATCAGGCGCTTGGCGTCACCCGCCTGCCGACCTCGCTGGAAGAGGCGCTCGATCTGTTCGAGGCCGACACGGATCTGGAGCCGATCATCACGCCGACGCTGAAATCCGCCTTCCTCGCCAGCAAACGCTTCGAGTTGTCTTTGATGAAAGATCTCGACGCAGAGGCGCGCTGCGCGCGCTATGCGGAGATTTACTGA
- a CDS encoding cysteine hydrolase family protein, giving the protein MTTPRKQDIFATRRHRLTPARCALLVIDTQNWVMDEANRQPRPEFYEDARGIVIPNIARLIDAARSIGVEVIYTVMENATADGRDRSLDYKLSNFFIAKGSDDAKVIDELKPGADEMVIPKTSSSLFNSTNFEYLIRNIGLDTIIVTGFLTDQCCDHTIRDGADRGFHMICVSDGCATDTRARHKNALRAFGGYCVTETTDSLIARLAQDAAG; this is encoded by the coding sequence ATGACCACCCCCCGCAAGCAGGACATCTTTGCGACCCGCCGCCACAGGCTGACACCCGCCCGCTGCGCCTTGCTGGTCATCGATACGCAAAACTGGGTGATGGACGAGGCCAACCGCCAGCCCCGGCCAGAATTTTACGAGGATGCGCGCGGCATCGTCATCCCCAATATCGCCCGGCTGATCGACGCGGCGCGGTCTATTGGGGTCGAGGTGATTTATACGGTGATGGAAAACGCCACGGCGGACGGGCGCGACCGTTCGCTGGACTACAAGCTGTCAAATTTCTTCATTGCCAAGGGTTCGGACGACGCGAAGGTGATCGACGAACTGAAACCGGGCGCGGATGAAATGGTGATCCCGAAAACCTCATCATCGCTGTTTAACTCGACGAATTTCGAATATCTGATCCGCAATATCGGTCTGGATACGATCATCGTTACCGGGTTTCTCACCGATCAATGCTGCGATCACACGATCCGGGACGGGGCGGATCGCGGGTTTCACATGATTTGCGTCTCGGATGGCTGCGCCACCGACACACGCGCGCGGCACAAAAATGCGCTGCGGGCTTTTGGCGGTTACTGCGTGACGGAAACGACCGACAGCCTGATCGCGCGGCTGGCACAGGATGCTGCCGGTTAA
- a CDS encoding branched-chain amino acid ABC transporter permease yields MSKNAPDPAIAAAPGQGPAAMRPAAAGLRLAALVLLLLAALWAFSGQASAYGLTLAALACLNITLAVSMQLTNGLTGLFSLGHPAFMMVGAYVAAVLGYPVARKSTMLFALPEPFVSWQMPFVLSVISAAVIVGLIAFLIGIIVLRLKGHYLAVATLGLIVIVQGLAINWQGLTRGGSGLSGIPRLTNIWWCAGLMMLVLLIVWRIKFSSLGRAMMATRENQLAAECIGVRTARVKLIAFVLGAIIAGVVGAFMAHLITVVTPRSYGIVLAFNLVAMVVLGGTGSIIGAVLAALVITLLGESLKPLEESMGLYGLSQMIVALMLVLVLRFRPAGLFGSGEPRWITRLFRPEMKQ; encoded by the coding sequence ATGTCGAAGAACGCGCCTGATCCCGCCATCGCCGCCGCGCCGGGACAGGGTCCCGCCGCCATGCGCCCTGCCGCCGCCGGGCTGAGGCTGGCCGCGCTGGTGCTGCTGTTGCTGGCCGCCCTCTGGGCGTTTTCCGGTCAGGCAAGCGCCTATGGGCTGACGCTGGCCGCGCTGGCCTGCCTGAATATCACGCTTGCCGTGTCGATGCAGTTGACCAACGGGCTGACCGGGCTGTTTTCGCTGGGTCACCCGGCTTTCATGATGGTCGGGGCCTATGTCGCCGCCGTTCTCGGCTATCCGGTGGCACGGAAATCCACCATGCTGTTTGCCCTGCCGGAGCCGTTCGTGTCGTGGCAGATGCCCTTCGTCCTGTCGGTCATCAGCGCCGCCGTCATCGTCGGTCTGATCGCCTTTCTGATCGGGATCATCGTGCTGCGGCTGAAGGGGCATTACCTCGCCGTGGCCACGCTGGGGCTGATCGTGATCGTGCAGGGGCTGGCGATCAACTGGCAGGGGCTGACACGCGGCGGTTCCGGGCTGTCCGGCATCCCGCGGCTGACCAATATCTGGTGGTGCGCCGGGCTGATGATGCTGGTCCTGCTGATCGTGTGGCGGATCAAGTTTTCTTCTCTGGGCCGGGCGATGATGGCCACGCGCGAAAACCAGCTTGCCGCCGAGTGCATCGGGGTCCGAACCGCCCGCGTCAAGCTGATCGCCTTTGTGCTGGGTGCGATCATCGCCGGGGTGGTGGGCGCGTTCATGGCGCATCTGATCACCGTCGTCACGCCGCGCAGCTACGGCATCGTGCTGGCGTTCAACCTCGTGGCGATGGTCGTGCTTGGCGGGACCGGCTCCATCATCGGGGCCGTTCTTGCCGCACTTGTCATCACGCTTCTGGGCGAGTCGCTGAAACCGCTGGAGGAGAGCATGGGACTTTACGGCCTGTCCCAGATGATCGTCGCCCTGATGCTGGTGCTGGTGCTGCGCTTCCGCCCCGCCGGGCTGTTCGGTTCGGGTGAGCCGCGCTGGATCACCCGCCTGTTCCGACCGGAGATGAAACAATGA
- a CDS encoding branched-chain amino acid ABC transporter permease — MSQYLFQQIVNGLSLGSLYALIAIGFSMIYGIVRLINFAHGDLVMIGAFASLAMVQMGMPWPLVALLVLVVGACAGMTIETVIFRPMRSATQVTGFIATLAVSVLIQNGALLLLSGQQRSFQFPAVMRQRVEIGGVSASLTDLTIIVMAVVLIAALLFVVYRTRLGTAMRATSENLLAAQLMGVPVNRTILAAFAIGSGLAAIAGLMWGGKFGQIHPLMGLAPGLKAFIACVIGGVGSIGGALLGGYLLGMAEVLFVGLLPPEYASYRDSFVFLLLIVILLVKPSGLFMRHVEERA; from the coding sequence ATGAGCCAGTATCTGTTCCAGCAGATCGTCAACGGCCTGTCGCTCGGCAGTCTCTACGCGCTGATCGCCATCGGCTTTTCAATGATCTACGGCATCGTGCGGCTGATCAATTTCGCGCATGGCGATCTGGTGATGATCGGCGCCTTCGCCTCGCTGGCCATGGTGCAGATGGGGATGCCGTGGCCGCTGGTCGCGCTGCTGGTGCTGGTGGTCGGTGCCTGTGCGGGGATGACGATCGAGACGGTGATTTTCCGCCCCATGCGCTCGGCCACGCAGGTAACCGGGTTCATTGCGACGCTGGCCGTGTCGGTGCTGATCCAGAACGGTGCGCTTCTGTTGCTGTCGGGCCAGCAGCGCAGCTTTCAGTTTCCCGCCGTCATGCGGCAGAGGGTGGAGATCGGCGGGGTCAGCGCCTCACTAACCGATCTGACCATTATCGTGATGGCCGTGGTGCTGATCGCAGCACTGCTGTTCGTCGTCTACCGGACCCGGCTTGGCACGGCGATGCGCGCCACATCCGAAAACCTGCTGGCCGCGCAGTTGATGGGCGTGCCGGTCAATCGCACCATCCTTGCGGCCTTCGCCATCGGCTCCGGCCTCGCGGCGATTGCCGGGCTGATGTGGGGCGGGAAATTCGGCCAGATCCATCCGCTGATGGGCCTCGCCCCCGGGCTGAAAGCCTTTATCGCCTGCGTGATCGGCGGCGTCGGCTCCATCGGCGGGGCGCTTCTGGGCGGCTATCTGCTGGGCATGGCAGAGGTGTTGTTCGTGGGGCTGCTGCCACCCGAATATGCCTCTTACCGGGACAGCTTCGTCTTCCTTCTGCTGATCGTGATCCTTCTTGTGAAACCTTCCGGATTGTTTATGCGCCATGTCGAAGAACGCGCCTGA
- a CDS encoding ABC transporter ATP-binding protein, translating to MLKIDGLNLRRGATHVLHDVSLEVRKGEIVTLIGANGAGKSSTLHTISGLLRPLSGTMSFTGRDGEINPATAAPDSIVRAGLVHCPEGRQIFGSLSVRENLTMGAYARKDRSRLKSEFAHVHELFPILAERADVAAGSLSGGEQMMLAIGRALLSDPVLLLLDEPSLGLAPQYIERIFDVIEQLRDDGVTILLIEQNAAMALETADRGYVLEDGRIILSGTGAELAENPQVRSAYLGELE from the coding sequence ATGCTGAAAATCGACGGGCTGAACCTGCGCCGTGGCGCGACCCATGTGCTGCACGATGTCTCGCTGGAGGTTCGCAAGGGCGAGATCGTGACCCTGATCGGCGCGAATGGTGCGGGCAAAAGTTCCACGCTGCACACGATTTCGGGTCTGCTGCGCCCGCTCTCCGGCACGATGAGCTTCACCGGACGCGACGGCGAGATAAACCCTGCCACGGCCGCGCCCGACAGCATCGTGCGCGCCGGGTTGGTCCATTGCCCGGAGGGGCGGCAGATATTCGGTTCGCTGAGCGTTCGGGAAAACCTGACCATGGGGGCCTATGCCCGCAAGGATCGCAGCCGGTTGAAATCCGAATTCGCGCATGTCCATGAGCTGTTCCCGATCCTCGCCGAACGTGCCGATGTCGCGGCAGGATCGCTGTCGGGGGGCGAGCAGATGATGCTGGCCATCGGGCGCGCGCTTCTGTCCGATCCGGTGCTTCTGCTGCTGGACGAGCCGTCGCTCGGCCTTGCCCCGCAATATATCGAGCGGATTTTCGACGTGATCGAGCAGCTTCGCGACGACGGCGTGACCATCCTGCTGATCGAGCAGAACGCGGCGATGGCGCTTGAAACCGCCGACCGGGGCTATGTGCTGGAGGACGGGCGCATCATCCTGAGCGGCACCGGCGCGGAGCTTGCTGAAAACCCGCAAGTCCGCAGCGCCTATCTGGGGGAATTGGAATGA
- a CDS encoding ABC transporter ATP-binding protein, with protein sequence MNTENLLAAEQITRRFGGITAVESYDLELARGDLVGLIGPNGAGKTTVFNMLSGVLPPSSGRVSIGGVDLTGQPPNRFAQAGLARTFQNIRLFEDLSVLDNVMSGGHMRMGAGLLATLAQLPAFWRAESAIRDRAAEVIERVGLSQHRDRRAGDLSYGDQRRVEIARALALEPRILLLDEPAAGLNTSETATLTALIRSLVDEDGIAVLLVEHDMRLVMSLCNRIQVLNRGKFIASGTARDIQRNPAVIEAYLGTRRKGLSHHAGAPA encoded by the coding sequence GTGAACACAGAAAACTTGCTCGCAGCAGAACAGATTACCCGCCGGTTCGGCGGTATCACGGCTGTCGAATCCTATGATCTGGAACTGGCGCGCGGCGATCTGGTTGGGCTGATCGGGCCGAACGGGGCGGGAAAAACCACCGTGTTCAACATGCTCAGCGGGGTTCTGCCGCCCAGCTCCGGGCGCGTCAGCATTGGCGGCGTCGATCTGACGGGGCAGCCGCCGAACCGCTTTGCACAGGCCGGACTTGCCCGGACATTCCAGAATATCCGCCTGTTCGAGGATCTCAGCGTGCTCGATAACGTCATGAGCGGGGGTCATATGCGGATGGGTGCGGGGCTGCTGGCGACGCTGGCGCAGCTTCCGGCTTTCTGGCGCGCCGAATCCGCGATCCGGGACCGCGCGGCGGAGGTGATCGAGCGGGTCGGGCTGTCCCAGCACCGGGACCGCCGGGCTGGCGATCTGTCCTATGGCGATCAACGGCGGGTGGAGATTGCCCGCGCGCTGGCGCTTGAGCCCCGGATATTGCTGCTGGATGAACCCGCCGCCGGTCTGAACACCTCGGAAACCGCGACGCTGACGGCACTGATCCGGTCGCTTGTCGATGAGGACGGGATCGCGGTGCTGCTGGTCGAACATGACATGCGGCTGGTGATGTCGCTTTGCAACCGGATACAGGTGTTGAACCGGGGCAAGTTTATCGCCAGCGGAACCGCGCGCGACATCCAGCGCAACCCGGCGGTGATCGAGGCCTATCTGGGCACCCGCCGCAAGGGGTTGTCCCATCACGCGGGGGCACCGGCATGA
- a CDS encoding N-formylglutamate amidohydrolase: protein MQQLLSPHEPHPLEAHNSAGTSDFVVICEHAGRLIPGALGDLGLDASELTRHIAWDIGAREIAMALADRLDAPLFMQRYSRLVCDCNRRPDVDSFMPVISESTEIPGNMNVSADARAARVTEIFNPFHDHVSAELDKRRAADRRTLLVTIHSFTPVYKGVERPWEIGVLYNRDKTLSPAMLELLRAKTDHVVGDNQPYAVGDETDYAIPVHGEARGLPCVEIEIRNDLTTGDAQAEYWSALLADMLTRAAKGL from the coding sequence ATGCAACAGCTTCTCTCCCCTCATGAGCCGCACCCGCTGGAGGCGCATAACAGCGCCGGAACCTCGGATTTCGTTGTCATATGCGAGCATGCGGGACGCCTTATTCCCGGGGCGCTTGGCGATCTGGGGCTTGATGCGTCCGAACTGACGCGCCATATCGCATGGGATATCGGTGCGCGTGAGATCGCGATGGCGCTTGCCGACAGGCTGGATGCGCCGCTTTTCATGCAGCGCTACTCGCGGCTGGTCTGCGACTGCAATCGCCGGCCCGATGTGGACAGCTTCATGCCGGTCATCAGCGAATCCACGGAAATCCCCGGCAACATGAACGTCTCCGCAGATGCGCGCGCGGCGCGGGTTACGGAAATCTTCAACCCGTTCCACGATCACGTCAGTGCCGAGCTGGACAAGCGTCGTGCAGCGGACCGGCGGACGCTGCTGGTGACGATCCACAGCTTTACGCCGGTCTATAAAGGTGTCGAACGGCCGTGGGAGATCGGCGTGCTGTATAACCGCGACAAGACCCTGTCGCCGGCAATGCTGGAACTGCTGCGGGCGAAAACCGATCATGTCGTGGGTGACAACCAGCCTTACGCGGTCGGGGACGAGACGGATTACGCGATCCCGGTACATGGCGAGGCGCGCGGCTTGCCCTGCGTGGAAATCGAGATTCGCAACGACCTGACCACGGGTGACGCGCAGGCCGAATACTGGTCCGCGCTGCTGGCGGATATGCTCACGCGGGCGGCGAAAGGGCTGTAG
- a CDS encoding DUF1109 domain-containing protein: MKTEELIEALAADTRLNPPRMTVRLLAGLVASVVLVALFWSVRPDLPEILSDPLVAAKFVLPLGLALLLILLWPEPGSGRALWPLALPALIAAGLFLGFMPRENLAPAVMGSSWRVCLTSIPFLSLLPGVAIFAALCRTVITHPERAGLKAGLLAGAFGAAIYALHCNEDAPVFYTVWYSLGILICGAVGRFAGRRVLGV, encoded by the coding sequence ATGAAGACCGAGGAACTGATAGAGGCGCTTGCCGCCGATACAAGGCTGAACCCGCCCCGGATGACGGTGCGGCTGCTGGCCGGATTGGTTGCCTCGGTCGTGCTGGTCGCCCTGTTTTGGTCGGTCAGGCCCGACCTGCCCGAGATTCTGTCCGACCCGCTGGTTGCGGCGAAATTCGTCCTGCCGCTTGGTCTCGCCCTGCTCCTTATCCTGCTGTGGCCGGAGCCGGGTTCCGGGCGTGCGCTCTGGCCGCTGGCCCTGCCCGCGCTGATCGCGGCTGGCCTGTTTCTGGGCTTCATGCCGCGTGAGAACCTTGCACCCGCCGTGATGGGGTCGTCCTGGCGGGTCTGTCTGACCTCTATCCCGTTCCTGTCCCTGCTGCCGGGGGTGGCGATTTTCGCCGCGCTGTGCCGGACCGTCATCACCCACCCCGAACGGGCCGGGCTGAAGGCCGGGCTGCTGGCAGGCGCGTTCGGTGCCGCGATCTATGCGCTGCATTGCAACGAGGATGCGCCGGTTTTCTATACCGTCTGGTATTCGCTGGGCATCCTGATCTGCGGCGCCGTCGGACGTTTCGCCGGGCGGAGAGTGCTGGGCGTCTGA
- a CDS encoding sigma-70 family RNA polymerase sigma factor, protein MEDADLEKLMRAGLAGDAGAHHRLLVALTPVLRRLAWGVLPQDAHHLAEDVVQETLLVIHLKRASWDRNRPLMAWVRVILRHKAIDALRRRRGGHEPVEDLADSLPDPATPDPLAGHMLEQMLSRLTTRDAALIRAHALLGRDEAEIQRNFGLSAGAMRVALHRALNRLKAMAQKDETE, encoded by the coding sequence ATGGAAGATGCGGATCTTGAAAAGCTGATGCGCGCTGGACTTGCGGGCGATGCCGGTGCTCATCATCGGCTGCTGGTTGCGCTGACGCCGGTGCTGCGGCGTCTGGCCTGGGGCGTGCTGCCACAGGATGCGCATCATCTGGCCGAGGACGTGGTTCAGGAAACCCTGCTCGTGATCCATCTGAAACGAGCGAGCTGGGACCGGAACCGCCCGCTGATGGCCTGGGTGCGCGTGATCCTGCGCCACAAGGCGATTGATGCGCTGCGCAGGCGACGTGGCGGGCATGAGCCGGTCGAGGATCTGGCCGACAGCCTGCCCGACCCCGCCACGCCGGACCCGCTGGCCGGGCATATGCTGGAACAGATGCTGTCCCGGCTGACGACACGGGATGCTGCCCTGATCCGCGCGCATGCTTTGCTGGGCCGGGACGAGGCGGAGATACAGAGGAATTTCGGGCTCAGCGCCGGGGCCATGCGCGTGGCGCTTCACCGCGCACTCAACCGCCTGAAGGCGATGGCACAGAAGGATGAAACGGAATGA
- a CDS encoding DUF2282 domain-containing protein → MNSKTLILGAAAVAATSFAANAETKAEMGQEKCYGVALAGENDCAAGAGTTCAGTSKLDYQGNAWSLVPEGTCMTMELPGMDDGMARMGSLEPLERDLPDA, encoded by the coding sequence ATGAACAGCAAGACCCTGATCCTCGGCGCAGCCGCCGTTGCCGCCACCAGCTTCGCCGCCAATGCCGAAACCAAGGCGGAAATGGGGCAGGAAAAATGCTACGGCGTCGCGCTGGCCGGTGAAAACGACTGCGCCGCCGGGGCGGGCACGACCTGTGCCGGTACGTCCAAACTCGACTACCAGGGCAACGCGTGGTCGCTGGTGCCCGAAGGCACCTGCATGACGATGGAACTGCCCGGCATGGATGACGGCATGGCCCGCATGGGCTCGCTGGAGCCGCTGGAGCGCGATCTGCCCGACGCATGA